One stretch of Hydrogenovibrio kuenenii DSM 12350 DNA includes these proteins:
- the ureC gene encoding urease subunit alpha yields the protein MSYKIDRTAYAEMYGPTVGDKVRLGDTELIIEVEEDRTTYGEEVKFGGGKVIRDGMGQGQKCAAEVVDTVITNALILDTWGIVKADIGIKDGFISAIGKAGNSDIQPNVDFEIGAGTEVIAGEGMIITAGGIDSHIHFICPQQIEEALMSGVTTMIGGGTGPAAGTNATTCTSGVWYMHRMLEAAEEFPMNLGFLGKGNASMPEPLEEQVKAGAIGLKLHEDWGTTPGAIDCCLSVADEYDVQVAIHTDTLNESGFVENTLAAFKGRTIHTYHTEGAGGGHAPDIIRACGFSNVLPSSTNPTRPFTVNTIDEHLDMLMVCHHLDPNIVEDVAFAESRIRRETIAAEDILHDLGAFSMISSDSQAMGRVGEVITRTWQTAHKMKVQRGALPEESGDNDNFRAKRYVAKYTINPAITHGVSDMVGSVEVGKFADLVLWRPAFFGAKPSMIIKGGMIAAAPMGDANASIPTPQPVHYRNMFATMGKAVYGTSLTFVSQAAYELGIKEQLGLNKRLAAVKKTRDISKADMVLNDLQPDISVDPETYEVRADGELLVCEPVDELPLAQRYFLF from the coding sequence ATGAGCTACAAAATTGATCGAACTGCCTATGCTGAAATGTATGGCCCAACCGTAGGTGATAAGGTGAGATTGGGTGATACCGAACTGATTATAGAGGTGGAAGAGGATAGAACCACTTACGGTGAAGAGGTTAAGTTTGGTGGCGGTAAAGTTATTCGAGACGGCATGGGGCAGGGGCAAAAGTGTGCCGCCGAAGTTGTTGATACTGTCATTACCAATGCATTGATTTTAGATACTTGGGGAATTGTTAAAGCAGATATAGGTATCAAAGATGGCTTTATCAGTGCTATTGGTAAAGCTGGTAACTCGGATATTCAACCAAATGTAGATTTTGAAATTGGTGCGGGTACGGAAGTGATAGCGGGTGAAGGCATGATTATTACCGCAGGCGGTATTGATTCACATATTCATTTTATCTGTCCCCAACAAATCGAAGAAGCCTTGATGTCCGGTGTTACCACTATGATTGGTGGTGGAACTGGTCCGGCAGCCGGAACCAACGCAACAACCTGTACATCTGGTGTTTGGTATATGCATCGTATGTTGGAAGCGGCAGAAGAGTTTCCAATGAACCTTGGCTTTCTGGGAAAAGGGAATGCTTCTATGCCTGAACCCTTGGAAGAGCAGGTTAAGGCTGGAGCGATTGGTTTAAAGTTGCACGAAGACTGGGGTACAACGCCGGGCGCAATTGATTGCTGTTTGTCCGTTGCGGATGAATATGATGTTCAGGTTGCCATTCATACCGATACGCTTAATGAATCAGGCTTTGTAGAAAATACCCTCGCGGCCTTTAAGGGTAGAACAATACATACTTACCACACCGAGGGCGCTGGTGGTGGTCATGCGCCAGACATTATCAGAGCGTGTGGTTTCTCTAATGTATTGCCTTCCTCAACGAATCCTACTCGTCCGTTTACAGTTAATACTATTGATGAGCATTTGGACATGTTGATGGTTTGTCATCACCTTGATCCGAATATTGTTGAAGATGTGGCATTTGCTGAGTCACGTATTCGCCGTGAAACCATTGCTGCGGAAGATATTCTTCATGATTTAGGTGCGTTTTCGATGATCTCGTCTGATTCTCAAGCAATGGGGCGGGTAGGTGAGGTGATTACGCGCACTTGGCAAACTGCCCACAAGATGAAGGTGCAGCGAGGTGCACTACCTGAAGAGTCGGGAGATAACGACAACTTCCGTGCCAAGCGTTATGTGGCGAAATACACCATTAATCCTGCCATTACTCATGGTGTTTCAGACATGGTTGGCTCGGTGGAGGTTGGAAAGTTTGCCGATCTAGTGCTTTGGCGCCCCGCTTTCTTTGGTGCAAAGCCTAGCATGATTATTAAAGGTGGCATGATTGCCGCAGCGCCAATGGGAGATGCCAATGCATCCATTCCAACACCTCAACCGGTGCATTATCGCAATATGTTCGCGACTATGGGGAAAGCGGTGTATGGAACCTCGTTGACTTTTGTCTCTCAGGCGGCATATGAGTTGGGTATCAAAGAGCAACTAGGTTTGAATAAGCGTTTAGCGGCTGTTAAGAAGACGCGCGATATCAGTAAAGCGGATATGGTGTTGAATGATCTTCAGCCGGATATTTCAGTTGATCCAGAAACTTATGAAGTAAGAGCGGATGGCGAATTGTTGGTTTGCGAGCCAGTGGATGAATTGCCATTGGCGCAGAGATACTTTTTGTTTTAA
- a CDS encoding winged helix-turn-helix domain-containing protein, which translates to MPGERYSEKISARFWLTGQSDAYVGIGRITLLEKIQQLGSINAAAKDMQMSYKKAWRLIEEMNQFFDEPLVVKEQGGKAGGGTRLTDKGKKLVKEFRRIESGLTEFLQRESALLRL; encoded by the coding sequence ATGCCTGGTGAGCGTTATTCAGAGAAAATTTCAGCGCGTTTTTGGTTGACAGGTCAGTCTGACGCCTATGTTGGTATTGGACGAATTACTTTACTAGAAAAAATACAGCAGCTAGGTTCGATCAATGCGGCAGCAAAAGATATGCAGATGTCTTATAAGAAGGCATGGCGACTCATTGAAGAAATGAATCAGTTTTTTGACGAGCCATTGGTTGTTAAAGAACAGGGCGGTAAGGCTGGTGGGGGGACTAGATTGACCGATAAGGGGAAAAAGTTAGTCAAAGAATTTCGCCGAATAGAGAGTGGATTAACCGAATTTCTACAACGTGAGTCTGCTTTACTGCGCCTATAA
- a CDS encoding TorF family putative porin encodes MKKIAQLKSLVMAMAVAGSTVAALTPATSQADVSYSAGVSNMYLWRGINISNPAPTVSGSIDWSNDMFYAGTWTSSEGKFDGSSEWDLYAGYTPKIGDFGFTLGYNAYLYPYANKDMFKYVKTGTNGSMLGDYVLGMAYKDLSLTVYLDARGKDSDNNKYITADYSIGKFGLHAGINKNDKSAAEYTEFNVSYAATDKLTFTLSKAQGDGAKAIAKTVSANGSGTGAEGENPQLQVSYSFM; translated from the coding sequence ATGAAAAAAATAGCACAATTAAAATCATTAGTTATGGCAATGGCAGTTGCAGGTTCAACAGTCGCAGCATTAACACCAGCAACTTCACAAGCTGATGTTTCTTATAGTGCGGGCGTGAGCAACATGTATTTATGGCGTGGTATCAACATTAGTAATCCAGCACCAACTGTTTCAGGTAGCATTGACTGGTCTAACGATATGTTCTATGCAGGTACTTGGACATCTTCAGAAGGTAAATTTGATGGAAGTTCAGAGTGGGATTTATATGCAGGTTATACTCCTAAGATAGGTGATTTTGGTTTCACTTTAGGTTATAACGCATACCTTTATCCGTACGCTAACAAAGATATGTTTAAGTACGTTAAAACTGGAACAAATGGTTCTATGTTAGGTGATTATGTTCTAGGTATGGCATATAAAGATCTTTCCTTGACTGTTTATTTAGATGCAAGAGGAAAGGATAGTGATAACAATAAATATATCACAGCAGACTATTCGATCGGTAAGTTTGGGTTGCATGCTGGTATTAACAAAAATGACAAATCGGCTGCAGAGTATACTGAGTTCAATGTTAGTTATGCAGCCACGGATAAATTGACATTCACACTAAGTAAAGCACAAGGTGATGGTGCTAAAGCTATCGCAAAAACTGTTTCTGCGAATGGTTCAGGAACAGGTGCAGAGGGTGAAAACCCACAATTACAAGTTAGCTATTCTTTCATGTAA
- a CDS encoding urease subunit beta yields MTKKLVPGELIISAGEIELNAGRDTLEVEVANSGDRPVQIGSHYHFYETNSELSFDREATKGYRLDIPAGTAVRFEPGQKRKVQLVAIAGAKRVFGFNQKVMGALD; encoded by the coding sequence ATGACAAAAAAGCTAGTGCCAGGTGAATTGATTATTTCAGCGGGTGAGATAGAGCTGAATGCTGGACGAGATACGCTTGAAGTTGAGGTCGCAAACAGTGGCGACCGCCCTGTACAGATAGGTTCTCATTATCATTTTTACGAAACAAATTCCGAGTTAAGTTTTGATAGAGAAGCGACCAAAGGGTATCGATTGGATATTCCTGCTGGTACTGCTGTACGTTTTGAACCTGGACAAAAACGTAAAGTGCAGCTTGTCGCGATTGCAGGGGCAAAGCGTGTATTTGGATTTAATCAGAAAGTAATGGGGGCATTGGACTGA
- the rpsI gene encoding 30S ribosomal protein S9, giving the protein MATEQYYGTGRRKSSVARVFLRAGSGKMTVNGRDINEYFARDTDLMVINQPFSATESTDKFDVYITVTGGGTTGQAGAVRHGISRALVNYEEGNRSALRERGLLTRDARKVERKKVGLRKARRRPQFSKR; this is encoded by the coding sequence ATGGCAACAGAACAATATTACGGAACAGGTCGTCGTAAAAGCTCAGTCGCTCGCGTATTCTTGCGTGCGGGATCAGGGAAAATGACTGTAAACGGTCGTGATATCAATGAGTACTTTGCTCGTGATACAGACTTAATGGTTATTAATCAACCTTTCTCAGCAACAGAAAGCACGGATAAGTTCGATGTTTATATCACTGTTACTGGTGGTGGGACAACTGGTCAGGCTGGTGCGGTTCGTCATGGTATCTCACGTGCATTGGTTAACTATGAAGAAGGTAACCGTTCTGCATTGCGTGAGCGTGGATTACTAACTCGTGATGCGCGTAAAGTTGAGCGTAAGAAAGTTGGTCTTCGCAAAGCTCGTCGTCGTCCACAGTTCTCAAAACGTTAA
- a CDS encoding urease accessory protein UreF, which yields MSSLLRLLQLSSPTLPVGAYAYSQGIEAAVHSKLIVDMESAQRWLHDVLTQSISLNDLALLKHLYIAWSEGDLEKVSSLGEVSLAIRETHELRMEDQHLAKALIRLTKPLSVDFPEEMENKETYPLVFAKFAVSWKVSLQEVLEAFCWSWLENQIAAMVKLVPLGQTQGQMLMLKMDESIHQAIEQAKQSEEEDIGNSLPMLAILSAQHETQYTRLFRS from the coding sequence ATGTCGTCACTTCTTAGGTTGCTTCAATTGTCTAGCCCAACATTACCTGTTGGTGCTTATGCTTATTCCCAGGGGATAGAAGCTGCTGTTCATAGTAAGTTGATTGTGGACATGGAGTCAGCGCAAAGATGGTTGCATGATGTATTAACACAGAGTATTTCATTGAATGATTTGGCATTGTTAAAGCATTTGTATATCGCTTGGTCAGAAGGGGATCTGGAAAAAGTTAGTTCTCTGGGTGAAGTCAGTCTGGCCATTCGCGAAACGCATGAATTAAGGATGGAGGATCAACATCTAGCAAAAGCGTTGATTCGTTTGACAAAGCCATTGAGTGTCGATTTTCCTGAAGAGATGGAAAACAAGGAAACCTATCCTTTGGTTTTTGCAAAGTTTGCTGTGAGTTGGAAGGTTTCGTTGCAAGAAGTGCTTGAAGCTTTTTGCTGGTCTTGGCTGGAAAATCAGATAGCCGCAATGGTCAAGCTTGTGCCTTTAGGTCAAACTCAAGGTCAAATGTTAATGTTGAAAATGGACGAAAGTATTCATCAGGCGATAGAACAGGCAAAGCAATCCGAAGAAGAGGATATTGGTAATAGTTTGCCTATGTTGGCGATTTTGAGCGCGCAGCATGAAACACAATATACAAGATTATTTAGATCATAA
- the ureG gene encoding urease accessory protein UreG codes for MKQALRLGIGGPVGSGKTALVEMLCKRMRDDYSIAVVTNDIYTKEDQEILIRQEALTEDRIVGVETGGCPHTAIREDASMNLTAIEELQKKFDDLDLIIIESGGDNISATFSPELSDLTLYVIDVAAGDKLPRKGGPGITQSDLLIINKIDLAPYVGADLSIMDRDTKIQRGDRPFVFSNLKTQEGLDDIVNFVIDKGML; via the coding sequence ATGAAACAGGCACTAAGACTTGGTATTGGTGGGCCAGTGGGCTCAGGGAAAACAGCTTTGGTAGAGATGTTATGTAAGCGCATGCGAGATGACTACAGTATAGCGGTTGTGACCAATGATATTTACACCAAAGAAGACCAAGAAATTTTGATTCGACAAGAAGCGTTGACTGAAGACCGAATTGTAGGTGTGGAAACGGGTGGATGCCCGCATACTGCCATTAGAGAAGATGCTTCAATGAACTTGACGGCTATTGAAGAGCTGCAAAAGAAATTTGATGACCTAGATTTGATTATTATCGAATCAGGCGGAGATAACATTAGTGCGACATTTAGTCCTGAATTGTCGGATTTGACCTTGTATGTTATTGATGTGGCAGCAGGCGATAAGTTGCCAAGGAAAGGTGGGCCAGGAATTACGCAATCGGATTTATTGATTATCAATAAAATTGATTTGGCTCCTTATGTCGGTGCCGATTTATCGATTATGGATCGGGATACCAAAATTCAACGGGGTGATCGACCTTTTGTGTTTTCGAACTTAAAAACACAGGAAGGTTTGGATGATATTGTTAATTTCGTGATCGATAAAGGGATGTTGTAG
- a CDS encoding urease accessory protein UreD, which yields MEERQFKTGWKGFLSFKFVADLGRTVVKDKKHFGPLVIQRPYYQEVDLPQVLILHPPGGIVGGDELQIEVGLSKKAKGMVSTPAATKFYRSNNRLATQSQFAILEEEAELEWLPQETLFFESSNADNVIRFQLHESCKLIAWDIVGLGRPESGEVYAKGQLKQRLEFILNGKKIFIDRLTLVPNSPLLASQTGFCRYSLFATALFYTSDLQSQDSLLDLLQSQSWLTSVGVTKVSDGLIVLRALSSQLDDIKDDLYKAWVLARPLILGRQALKPRIWNT from the coding sequence ATGGAAGAGCGTCAATTCAAAACAGGATGGAAAGGCTTTTTATCTTTTAAGTTTGTTGCGGACTTAGGTCGAACAGTCGTAAAAGATAAAAAGCATTTTGGGCCATTAGTTATTCAGCGCCCTTACTATCAAGAAGTTGACTTGCCACAGGTATTGATACTTCACCCACCAGGTGGCATTGTCGGTGGTGATGAACTGCAAATAGAAGTTGGCTTGTCTAAAAAAGCCAAAGGCATGGTTAGTACGCCGGCCGCCACAAAGTTTTATAGAAGCAATAACCGTCTAGCAACGCAATCGCAGTTTGCTATTTTGGAAGAGGAAGCCGAGTTGGAATGGCTGCCTCAAGAGACCTTGTTCTTTGAAAGTTCTAATGCCGACAATGTCATACGTTTTCAGTTGCACGAGTCATGCAAGTTAATCGCATGGGATATTGTTGGTCTTGGGCGACCAGAAAGTGGTGAGGTCTATGCAAAAGGGCAGTTGAAACAAAGATTAGAGTTTATTCTAAATGGAAAGAAGATTTTTATAGATCGACTAACTCTTGTGCCTAACAGTCCGCTGCTAGCAAGTCAAACTGGATTTTGTCGTTATTCATTGTTTGCAACCGCTTTGTTTTACACATCAGATTTACAAAGTCAGGACTCCCTGTTAGATTTATTGCAAAGCCAGAGCTGGTTGACGTCTGTCGGTGTCACCAAAGTTTCTGACGGGCTCATTGTTCTGCGAGCTTTATCTTCCCAGTTAGATGATATTAAAGATGATTTATATAAAGCTTGGGTTTTAGCTAGGCCGCTTATACTAGGGCGTCAAGCACTTAAACCAAGAATTTGGAATACATAA
- the ureA gene encoding urease subunit gamma: protein MELLPREKDKLLLFTAGLVAERRLQRGVKLNYPEAVAYISCAILEGARDGKTVAELMDYGTTVLSRSDVMDGVPELIHEVQVEATFPDGTKLVTVHQPIV from the coding sequence ATGGAGTTACTCCCTAGAGAAAAAGATAAGTTGTTGTTATTTACTGCTGGCTTGGTGGCTGAACGTCGCTTGCAGAGAGGGGTGAAGCTTAATTATCCAGAAGCTGTTGCCTATATCAGTTGCGCAATTTTGGAAGGCGCAAGAGATGGAAAAACCGTTGCAGAGTTGATGGATTATGGAACCACAGTGCTTTCAAGGAGTGATGTAATGGATGGCGTGCCTGAGTTGATACATGAAGTTCAAGTTGAAGCAACGTTTCCAGATGGAACGAAGCTGGTAACTGTGCATCAGCCTATCGTTTGA
- the rplM gene encoding 50S ribosomal protein L13 yields MKTFVAKPAEVKSDWYIVDAEGKTLGRMASEIAARLRGKHKPEYTPHVDCGDYIVVINAEKVAVTGNKRKDKMYHHTTGYVGNLKSTNFEKLVTEKPVRPIEFAVKGMLPRGPLGRAMMKKLKIYAGAEHPHTAQQPKVLDI; encoded by the coding sequence ATGAAAACATTTGTTGCAAAGCCAGCAGAAGTAAAAAGTGACTGGTACATTGTAGATGCTGAAGGCAAAACTTTAGGTCGTATGGCATCTGAAATTGCTGCGCGTTTACGTGGAAAGCATAAGCCAGAATATACACCTCATGTAGATTGTGGCGATTACATTGTTGTTATTAATGCTGAAAAAGTAGCCGTAACAGGTAATAAGCGTAAAGATAAAATGTATCACCATACAACTGGTTATGTTGGTAACCTTAAGTCAACCAACTTCGAAAAATTGGTAACTGAAAAACCAGTTCGTCCGATTGAGTTCGCGGTTAAAGGTATGTTGCCTCGCGGTCCTCTAGGTCGTGCAATGATGAAGAAGCTTAAAATTTATGCGGGTGCCGAGCATCCACATACTGCACAGCAACCTAAAGTACTGGATATTTAA
- the ureE gene encoding urease accessory protein UreE: MREFVSVQEVKDDSALERLILTYAEREKSRLKAKLSSGEEVGLFLPRGTVLKHGDVLASAEGDLVQVVAAAETVSTVTAEDTHLLLRIAYHLGNRHVPLQVESNWLRYRHDHVLDDMVRLLGGTVTVEEQPVQPEGGAYGGGHHHEHKHDHDHAHGHHHH; the protein is encoded by the coding sequence ATGAGAGAGTTTGTTAGCGTTCAAGAGGTCAAAGATGATTCTGCGCTAGAGCGTTTGATTTTGACTTATGCGGAAAGGGAAAAAAGCCGTTTGAAAGCCAAGTTGTCAAGCGGAGAGGAAGTGGGGTTGTTTTTGCCAAGAGGTACGGTGTTAAAGCATGGAGATGTTTTGGCCTCTGCAGAAGGAGATTTGGTTCAGGTTGTAGCGGCTGCTGAAACCGTTTCGACGGTGACTGCAGAAGATACGCATTTATTGTTGCGAATTGCATATCACTTGGGCAATCGTCATGTTCCTTTGCAGGTTGAGTCCAATTGGTTGCGTTATCGTCATGATCATGTCCTGGATGATATGGTTCGATTGCTTGGCGGTACGGTAACTGTTGAAGAGCAGCCTGTACAACCTGAAGGTGGCGCATATGGCGGAGGTCATCATCATGAACATAAACACGACCATGACCATGCGCATGGTCACCATCATCATTAG